Proteins from a single region of Anthonomus grandis grandis chromosome 18, icAntGran1.3, whole genome shotgun sequence:
- the LOC126746862 gene encoding uncharacterized protein LOC126746862, which translates to MYARKEYVILATIREKFREEIEYFEFSIDSFRRWINSQYGFKWKKSNNRKYLMDLPNIVHKRINFLREYIKNRNVGPEGFTSVFIDETWIFSKGSFRSSWQDDTKHTDSRKNSEGHRYIVVHAGTKDGFIKGANLIFKSGLKTGDYHDNMNRKNFENWFKTQLVPNLPPKSFIIMNNASYHSGLLEEIPRKSWTKQRLTEWLKKKNIGFLEKAMIDEIWSIARRHRPSEKK; encoded by the exons atgtacgccagaaaagaatatgtaatattggcaacaataagagaaaagttcagggaagaaattgaatattttgagttttccattgactcctttagaagatggatcaatagtcaatatggcttcaagtggaaaaaatcaaataacagaaaatatttgatggacttgccaaatattgttcataaaagaatcaattttttaagggagtatatcaaaaatagaaatgtaggtccggaaggttttacttcagttttcattgacgagacgtggatttttagcaagggatcatttcgtagtagctggcaagatgacaccaagcacacggattcaaggaaaaacagtgaag gtcatcgttatatcgtggtccacgccggaaccaaagatggcttcatcaagggtgcaaatttaatattcaagagtggattaaagacgggagattatcatgacaatatgaacaggaaaaacttcgaaaactggtttaaaactcagctggttccaaatcttcccccaaaatcatttataatcatgaacaatgcaagttaccattctggtttattagaagaaatcccgagaaaatcttggacaaagcagagactgaccgaatggttgaagaaaaagaatattggctttctAGAAAAAGCCATGATAGATgaaatatggagtattgcacgcagacaccgccctagtgaaaaaaagtag